Proteins encoded together in one Quercus lobata isolate SW786 chromosome 3, ValleyOak3.0 Primary Assembly, whole genome shotgun sequence window:
- the LOC115981629 gene encoding myosin-binding protein 3-like isoform X1 — translation MAALKISSAKQQRTYRGLATALASAVLEWLLISLLFANAIFSYLITKFARYCNLQTPCLLCSRLDHVFGNEKLGYYRDLICRNHKLEISSLVLCHAHDKLVDVHGMCENCLFSFATVNKSNSETYRLLVGKLGEDSHYGFDQDPLLEGHKIGCSSTKHCSCCNEPWVLGGYTHRLNQTKSIGSEAAELDVPLSGVVGLYQDDLKMRREEPSVSAPHMRNYVLDPLSRVGYTELNVTSDTESEVLYSDDDDKKALLHETDDSKDDLTAQGVHLEPPIITLADDSASEKLIISDSAPEASSSVSQVQLDSIEPHGSTSVAPTVSIMNDLEELNWQQADSKAESPAPTVLISLDDFPPSSNAVETTIEVLKESLDLMRTDEVEQTPVVESGKIFVARTTPITSSEIVLETKPVSTDAAQQLPYLLDLGDAYKIAVGNRGRQFSGVLVEQRMGKDSSRISEDFKILLSQLSATRGLEQSTNEKSPGFSVNSDELKTSDALNSIGMQILHKRISLEQNEPGLSLDGSALQKRNSIERNESGLSLDGSTLQKRISLERNESELSLDGSILSEIEGESLVDRLKRQIDHDRKHVSALYKELEEERNASAIAVNQSMAMITKLQEEKATIHMEALQYLRLMEEQSEYDMEALQKTNDLLADKEKEIKDLESELEFYRNKFPSESTWENVEEETNDTKARDIEMDQTESIGVEDSASSLRDSVSGKPTTCDKVEGTSIPSGNKDTGTMKNTDLQFEDERLDILKSLKNLEKKLYLLSNSGVYLSNGEYARSEGDGESEFRESNSNGGNKENGGIEENGLSMQDDVSVSCSDLHSQSSFEKAQLVCKENSEFDSSGQGSPVLASLGNEILDLNGRLEALEADRTLLKHTIKSLGNGEEGLQLIREVASHLQELRKIGIRRIDRTVA, via the exons ATGGCTGCCTTAAAGATTTCATCTGCTAAACAACAGAGAACTTACCGGGGTTTAGCCACAGCTCTGGCTTCTGCTGTTCTGGAATGGTTACTGATTTCTTTGTTGTTTGCTAATGCCATATTTTCATACTTAATTACAAAGTTTGCTCGTTACTGCAATTTGCAAACACCATGCCTGCTATGCTCGAGACTCGATCATGTTTTTGGCAATGAAAAGCTGGGATACTATCGGGATTTGATCTGCCGCAATCATAAGTTGGAGATTTCTTCTCTAGTTCTTTGTCATGCTCATGATAAGCTTGTAGATGTTCACGGAATGTGTGAAAATTGTCTCTTCTCATTTGCAACAGTCAATAAGTCCAACTCTGAAACATACAGATTATTGGTGGGTAAATTGGGGGAGGATAGTCACTACGGGTTTGATCAGGACCCATTACTTGAGGGACATAAAATAGGTTGTTCAAGCACAAAGCATTGTTCTTGTTGCAATGAGCCATGGGTTTTAGGAGGGTATACTCATAGGTTGAATCAGACTAAATCAATTGGGTCTGAAGCTGCTGAGCTTGATGTGCCCTTATCAGGTGTGGTTGGACTTTATCAGGATGACCTGAAAATGAGAAGAGAAGAGCCTTCTGTGTCAGCTCCTCATATGAGAAATTATGTGCTTGATCCTTTATCTCGTGTGGGATACACAGAACTCAATGTTACTTCTGATACTGAATCAGAAGTCCTGTATTCTGATGATGACGACAAAAAGGCATTGCTTCATGAAACTGATGATTCCAAGGATGATCTCACTGCTCAAGGTGTACATTTGGAACCACCAATTATTACTCTTGCTGATGATTCAGCCTCTGAGAAACTGATAATTTCAGATTCTGCGCCTGAAGCTTCATCTTCAGTGTCACAGGTACAATTAGATTCTATTGAACCTCATGGTAGTACATCTGTAGCCCCTACTGTTTCTATTATGAACGATCTTGAGGAACTCAACTGGCAACAAGCTGATAGCAAGGCCGAGTCTCCTGCTCCAACTGTGCTTATTTCCCTTGATGATTTCCCTCCATCATCAAATGCAGTGGAAACCACTATTGAAGTATTGAAAGAAAGCT TAGATCTTATGAGAACTGATGAAGTTGAGCAAACACCTGTGGTGGAGAGTGGGAAAATCTTTGTTGCAAGAACTACACCAATTACATCATCTGAAATTGTTTTAGAAACAAAGCCTGTTTCAACTGATGCAGCTCAACAATTACCCTATTTATTGGATCTTGGTGATGCTTATAAGATAGCTGTCGGCAATAGAGGAAGACAATTTTCTGGTGTGCTTGTAGAACAAAGGATGGGGAAAGATTCTTCAAGAATTAGTGAAGATTTTAAGATCTTGTTGTCACAATTATCTGCCACTCGAGGGCTTGAGCAATCAACAAACGAGAAGAGTCCTGGATTTTCTGTAAATAGTGATGAACTGAAGACTTCTGATGCTCTTAACTCTATTGGAATGCAAATACTTCACAAGAGGATCTCATTGGAGCAAAACGAGCCTGGTTTATCTCTGGATGGAAGTGCACTTCAGAAGAGAAATTCAATTGAGAGAAACGAGTCTGGTTTGTCTTTGGATGGAAGCACACTCCAAAAACGGATCTCACTTGAGAGAAATGAGTCTGAACTGTCTCTGGATGGAAGCATTCTCAGTGAAATTGAAGGTGAAAGTTTGGTTGATAGATTAAAACGACAGATTGATCATGATAGGAAACATGTGAGTGCATTATATAAGGAgttggaggaagaaagaaatgcTTCTGCAATTGCTGTTAATCAGTCTATGGCCATGATTACTAAATTGCAGGAGGAGAAGGCTACAATCCATATGGAAGCTTTGCAGTACCTAAGACTGATGGAAGAGCAATCTGAGTATGATATGGAAGCACTGCAAAAGACAAATGACCTTCTTGCAGATaaggaaaaagagataaaagatCTAGAATCAGAGCTTGAATTTTATAGGAATAAATTCCCAAGTGAATCAACTTGGGAGAATGTGGAGGAGGAAACTAATGATACTAAGGCAAGAGATATTGAAATGGATCAAACAGAATCAATTGGTGTTGAGGATAGTGCAAGTAGTCTTAGAGACTCAGTTAgtggaaaaccaactacctgtgATAAAGTTGAAGGAACTAGTATACCATCGGGGAATAAGGATACAGGTACCATGAAGAATACAGATTTACAATTCGAAGATGAAAGGTTAGatattttgaaaagtttgaagAACTTGGAGAAAAAGCTTTATTTGTTATCCAATAGTGGAGTATACTTGTCAAATGGTGAATATGCTAGAAGTGAAGGAGATGGGGAAAGTGAGTTCAGAGAGTCTAATTCTAATGggggaaataaagaaaatggtggAATAGAAGAGAATGGTCTGTCCATGCAAGATGATGTGTCTGTTTCCTGCAGTGATCTGCATTCTCAATCCTCATTTGAGAAAGCTCAGCTCGTTTGCAAGGAAAATAGTGAATTTGATAGTAGTGGGCAAGGGTCTCCTGTGTTAGCTTCTCTGGGAAATGAGATTTTGGATTTGAATGGCAGGTTGGAGGCACTGGAGGCAGACCGAACTCTCCTAAAGCACACTATTAAATCACTTGGGAATGGAGAGGAAGGGCTTCAATTAATTAGGGAAGTAGCTTCTCACTTGCAAGAATTACGAAAGATTGGTATAAGAAGAATAGATCGAACTGTTGCTTGA
- the LOC115981629 gene encoding myosin-binding protein 1-like isoform X2, which yields MAALKISSAKQQRTYRGLATALASAVLEWLLISLLFANAIFSYLITKFARYCNLQTPCLLCSRLDHVFGNEKLGYYRDLICRNHKLEISSLVLCHAHDKLVDVHGMCENCLFSFATVNKSNSETYRLLVGKLGEDSHYGFDQDPLLEGHKIGCSSTKHCSCCNEPWVLGGYTHRLNQTKSIGSEAAELDVPLSGVVGLYQDDLKMRREEPSVSAPHMRNYVLDPLSRVGYTELNVTSDTESEVLYSDDDDKKALLHETDDSKDDLTAQGVHLEPPIITLADDSASEKLIISDSAPEASSSVSQVQLDSIEPHGSTSVAPTVSIMNDLEELNWQQADSKAESPAPTVLISLDDFPPSSNAVETTIEVLKESYLMRTDEVEQTPVVESGKIFVARTTPITSSEIVLETKPVSTDAAQQLPYLLDLGDAYKIAVGNRGRQFSGVLVEQRMGKDSSRISEDFKILLSQLSATRGLEQSTNEKSPGFSVNSDELKTSDALNSIGMQILHKRISLEQNEPGLSLDGSALQKRNSIERNESGLSLDGSTLQKRISLERNESELSLDGSILSEIEGESLVDRLKRQIDHDRKHVSALYKELEEERNASAIAVNQSMAMITKLQEEKATIHMEALQYLRLMEEQSEYDMEALQKTNDLLADKEKEIKDLESELEFYRNKFPSESTWENVEEETNDTKARDIEMDQTESIGVEDSASSLRDSVSGKPTTCDKVEGTSIPSGNKDTGTMKNTDLQFEDERLDILKSLKNLEKKLYLLSNSGVYLSNGEYARSEGDGESEFRESNSNGGNKENGGIEENGLSMQDDVSVSCSDLHSQSSFEKAQLVCKENSEFDSSGQGSPVLASLGNEILDLNGRLEALEADRTLLKHTIKSLGNGEEGLQLIREVASHLQELRKIGIRRIDRTVA from the exons ATGGCTGCCTTAAAGATTTCATCTGCTAAACAACAGAGAACTTACCGGGGTTTAGCCACAGCTCTGGCTTCTGCTGTTCTGGAATGGTTACTGATTTCTTTGTTGTTTGCTAATGCCATATTTTCATACTTAATTACAAAGTTTGCTCGTTACTGCAATTTGCAAACACCATGCCTGCTATGCTCGAGACTCGATCATGTTTTTGGCAATGAAAAGCTGGGATACTATCGGGATTTGATCTGCCGCAATCATAAGTTGGAGATTTCTTCTCTAGTTCTTTGTCATGCTCATGATAAGCTTGTAGATGTTCACGGAATGTGTGAAAATTGTCTCTTCTCATTTGCAACAGTCAATAAGTCCAACTCTGAAACATACAGATTATTGGTGGGTAAATTGGGGGAGGATAGTCACTACGGGTTTGATCAGGACCCATTACTTGAGGGACATAAAATAGGTTGTTCAAGCACAAAGCATTGTTCTTGTTGCAATGAGCCATGGGTTTTAGGAGGGTATACTCATAGGTTGAATCAGACTAAATCAATTGGGTCTGAAGCTGCTGAGCTTGATGTGCCCTTATCAGGTGTGGTTGGACTTTATCAGGATGACCTGAAAATGAGAAGAGAAGAGCCTTCTGTGTCAGCTCCTCATATGAGAAATTATGTGCTTGATCCTTTATCTCGTGTGGGATACACAGAACTCAATGTTACTTCTGATACTGAATCAGAAGTCCTGTATTCTGATGATGACGACAAAAAGGCATTGCTTCATGAAACTGATGATTCCAAGGATGATCTCACTGCTCAAGGTGTACATTTGGAACCACCAATTATTACTCTTGCTGATGATTCAGCCTCTGAGAAACTGATAATTTCAGATTCTGCGCCTGAAGCTTCATCTTCAGTGTCACAGGTACAATTAGATTCTATTGAACCTCATGGTAGTACATCTGTAGCCCCTACTGTTTCTATTATGAACGATCTTGAGGAACTCAACTGGCAACAAGCTGATAGCAAGGCCGAGTCTCCTGCTCCAACTGTGCTTATTTCCCTTGATGATTTCCCTCCATCATCAAATGCAGTGGAAACCACTATTGAAGTATTGAAAGAAAGCT ATCTTATGAGAACTGATGAAGTTGAGCAAACACCTGTGGTGGAGAGTGGGAAAATCTTTGTTGCAAGAACTACACCAATTACATCATCTGAAATTGTTTTAGAAACAAAGCCTGTTTCAACTGATGCAGCTCAACAATTACCCTATTTATTGGATCTTGGTGATGCTTATAAGATAGCTGTCGGCAATAGAGGAAGACAATTTTCTGGTGTGCTTGTAGAACAAAGGATGGGGAAAGATTCTTCAAGAATTAGTGAAGATTTTAAGATCTTGTTGTCACAATTATCTGCCACTCGAGGGCTTGAGCAATCAACAAACGAGAAGAGTCCTGGATTTTCTGTAAATAGTGATGAACTGAAGACTTCTGATGCTCTTAACTCTATTGGAATGCAAATACTTCACAAGAGGATCTCATTGGAGCAAAACGAGCCTGGTTTATCTCTGGATGGAAGTGCACTTCAGAAGAGAAATTCAATTGAGAGAAACGAGTCTGGTTTGTCTTTGGATGGAAGCACACTCCAAAAACGGATCTCACTTGAGAGAAATGAGTCTGAACTGTCTCTGGATGGAAGCATTCTCAGTGAAATTGAAGGTGAAAGTTTGGTTGATAGATTAAAACGACAGATTGATCATGATAGGAAACATGTGAGTGCATTATATAAGGAgttggaggaagaaagaaatgcTTCTGCAATTGCTGTTAATCAGTCTATGGCCATGATTACTAAATTGCAGGAGGAGAAGGCTACAATCCATATGGAAGCTTTGCAGTACCTAAGACTGATGGAAGAGCAATCTGAGTATGATATGGAAGCACTGCAAAAGACAAATGACCTTCTTGCAGATaaggaaaaagagataaaagatCTAGAATCAGAGCTTGAATTTTATAGGAATAAATTCCCAAGTGAATCAACTTGGGAGAATGTGGAGGAGGAAACTAATGATACTAAGGCAAGAGATATTGAAATGGATCAAACAGAATCAATTGGTGTTGAGGATAGTGCAAGTAGTCTTAGAGACTCAGTTAgtggaaaaccaactacctgtgATAAAGTTGAAGGAACTAGTATACCATCGGGGAATAAGGATACAGGTACCATGAAGAATACAGATTTACAATTCGAAGATGAAAGGTTAGatattttgaaaagtttgaagAACTTGGAGAAAAAGCTTTATTTGTTATCCAATAGTGGAGTATACTTGTCAAATGGTGAATATGCTAGAAGTGAAGGAGATGGGGAAAGTGAGTTCAGAGAGTCTAATTCTAATGggggaaataaagaaaatggtggAATAGAAGAGAATGGTCTGTCCATGCAAGATGATGTGTCTGTTTCCTGCAGTGATCTGCATTCTCAATCCTCATTTGAGAAAGCTCAGCTCGTTTGCAAGGAAAATAGTGAATTTGATAGTAGTGGGCAAGGGTCTCCTGTGTTAGCTTCTCTGGGAAATGAGATTTTGGATTTGAATGGCAGGTTGGAGGCACTGGAGGCAGACCGAACTCTCCTAAAGCACACTATTAAATCACTTGGGAATGGAGAGGAAGGGCTTCAATTAATTAGGGAAGTAGCTTCTCACTTGCAAGAATTACGAAAGATTGGTATAAGAAGAATAGATCGAACTGTTGCTTGA
- the LOC115981839 gene encoding putative pentatricopeptide repeat-containing protein At1g12700, mitochondrial, protein MMSLLVHKTAFASASVFQSGITRKPINLFSLFKNYALAFASMSSFHSQTCSSSTTGTYTDTIWKSRIEKKKRRYAQTQFLYFVREQCKYNRLTNFDDAVSIFNQLLQMGSRPSIVDFNQILGKIAQMKRYSTVTCLFRQMGMFGIVPDVCTLNILTNCYCNLNRPDFGFSLLGKMLKLGYEPGCRSFTVLINGFCIDGKIVRAVELFNAMVERGYWPDVVTYGSMINGLCKVGDTSAAIGMLRKMEEGGFKPDRVVYSVIVDQLCKDGLLIEGLSLLSEMIGKGIYMDVVSYNSLIHGLLNSCQWEEVSGFLKEVKHGAVVHDLRTVCMLTDMLCAEGLITEPKCVIELLIQRGVEPDVVTYSILMDGYCMREQMDEARKVFDLMFERACYPDAWCYNILIKGYCRCKRIDEAVSLIEEMDDKRVVPDTVTYNTLIGGMCSLGRLKAAQEVLNEMQTHGQLPDIFTYSTLLDSLCKNQNFDEAMKIFEEMETHRMDTDIVIYCIIIDGMCRAGKLKLAREIFSSLPEKGLQPNVRTYTTMIDGLCNEGLLDEASELLKRMDETRCFPNDCTYNTIIRGFLRKNDTSRAIELLHVMAERGFLADSYTKSMLVDLLSADGLHPSSRERIQNYV, encoded by the coding sequence ATGATGTCCTTGTTGGTACACAAAACTGCTTTTGCTTCTGCTTCTGTGTTTCAAAGCGGTATTACTCGCAAACCCATtaaccttttttctttgttcaagAATTATGCTTTAGCTTTTGCTTCAATGTCTTCCTTTCACTCCCAGACTTGTTCTTCTTCTACTACTGGTACTTATACTGATACTATTTGGAAAAgtagaatagagaaaaaaaagagaaggtaTGCTCAAACCCAGTTCTTGTATTTTGTGAGGGAACAATGTAAGTATAATAGGCTGACTAATTTTGATGATGCCGTTAGCATATTCAATCAGTTGCTTCAAATGGGTTCCCGGCCGTCTATTGTGGATTTCAATCAGATTTTAGGCAAAATTGCACAAATGAAACGTTATTCGACTGTTACTTGTTTATTTAGGCAAATGGGTATGTTTGGAATTGTGCCTGATGTTTGTACTTTGAATATTTTGACCAATTGTTATTGCAATTTGAATAGGCCAGATTTCGGGTTTTCGTTGTTGGGTAAAATGTTGAAACTTGGGTACGAGCCGGGTTGTAGGAGTTTCACGGTTTTGATTAATGGGTTTTGTATTGATGGTAAAATAGTGAGAGCAGTGGAGTTGTTTAATGCAATGGTGGAGAGAGGGTATTGGCCTGATGTGGTTACTTATGGCTCAATGATAAATGGGTTGTGCAAAGTGGGGGATACAAGTGCGGCTATTGGTATGCTTAGGAAGATGGAAGAAGGAGGCTTTAAGCCTGATAGAGTTGTGTATAGTGTTATTGTTGACCAGCTGTGCAAGGATGGGCTACTGATTGAGGGTTTGAGTCTATTGTCAGAAATGATTGGTAAAGGCATTTACATGGATGTTGTCTCTTATAATTCTTTGATTCATGGGCTACTCAATTCATGTCAGTGGGAGGAAGTATCAGGTTTTTTGAAGGAAGTGAAGCATGGGGCAGTTGTACATGATTTACGAACTGTTTGTATGTTGACTGATATGCTATGTGCAGAAGGATTGATCACTGAACCAAAATGTGTGATTGAATTACTGATTCAAAGAGGTGTGGAGCCTGATGTAGTTACTTACAGTATACTCATGGATGGGTACTGTATGCGGGAACAGATGGACGAGGCAAGAAAGGTATTTGATTTGATGTTTGAGAGGGCCTGTTATCCTGATGCTTGGTGCTATAACATCTTGATCAAAGGTTATTGCAGGTGTAAAAGAATTGATGAGGCCGTGAGTCTTATTGAAGAAATGGATGATAAGAGGGTGGTTCCTGATACTGTTACTTACAACACTCTTATTGGTGGCATGTGTTCCCTTGGGAGGCTTAAAGCTGCGCAAGAGGTTCTTAATGAGATGCAAACTCATGGACAACTTCCAGATATCTTTACTTACTCTACGTTGTTGGATTCGCtatgcaaaaaccaaaattttgatgaggcaatgaaaatttttgaagaaatggAAACTCATAGAATGGATACTGACATTGTGATTTACTGCATCATTATTGATGGTATGTGCAGAGCTGGGAAACTCAAACTTGCAAGGGAAATATTTTCTAGTCTCCCTGAAAAAGGATTACAACCTAATGTTAGGACGTATACTACAATGATAGATGGACTTTGTAATGAAGGGTTATTGGATGAAGCAAGTGAGTTACTTAAAAGAATGGATGAGACTCGATGCTTTCCGAATGATTGCACTTATAATACAATTATTAGAGGATTTCTAAGAAAAAATGATACATCAAGGGCTATAGAACTTCTTCATGTGATGGCTGAGAGGGGATTTTTGGCAGATTCTTACACTAAAAGCATGTTAGTAGATTTGCTGTCTGCTGATGGGCTACACCCTTCTTCTCGTGAAAGAATTCAGAATTATGTGTGA
- the LOC115980684 gene encoding receptor-like protein 7 has protein sequence MGSYMCLLISMRLLFFLSIFHYLNSCSSLSTQPACKDFESSALLQFKQSFKINVSAPSDPFAYPKISSWNSGERNDCCSWDGVLCDRGTGHVIGLDLSSSQLYGSFNSSSSLFNLVYLQKLNLADNNFNYSQIPPSIRYLSNLTYLNLSMSAFSGQIPPEIFELSNLVSLDLSFNPLKLQKPGLKSVAENFTSLKLLHLSRVNISSPVPHILANLSSLKSLGLRGCELYGEFPMEIFRLRNLQFLSVRDNENLTGYLPEFHSSNPLRILRLAYTGFSGKLPDSIGNLKSLIELDINTCYFSGLVPTSLGNLTNLIILSLSYNKFSGQIPFSLANLTQLSQLDLSTNSFSAQTLPWLGKQTKLTSLLLGEINLYGGIPSSLKNLTKLTVLSFFRNQLTGQIPPWLRNLTQLTILDLGFNKFHGSIPQSICRLANLEYLSLAENNLSGRVDMDLFLKLKNLYALQLSGIHLSFPINSTFNASTSKLVLLGLNACNLTEFPTFLRSQHELRILYLSHNKIQGQIPNWIFNIGKQTLLSLDLSSNFLTTFESFNHTPPILPWDSLLNLDLSSNKLQGSLPIPPPSIAQYDVSNNKLTGEISPLFCNFSSIVKLDLSHNNLGGRLPKCLGKLSDLVVLNLQNNNFRGILPGIYMEESRLRAIDVSYNQLEGQVPRSLSNCTMLEVLLLGNNRFSDIFPSWLGKLPRLRVLSLQSNGFHSAIGKPESSLDFPKLQIIDVSFNNFTGELPYEHFESWTSMKVANLTFDKDNAYMVAVTSNQSPHYSYENDFSYTLEMTNKGIKTLYQKIQDHLVAIDLSSNKFDGEISEVIGNLKGLHLLNISNNILTGPIPSSLENLTELESLDLSQNRLLGEIPPQLLQLTFLAFFNVSNNHLMGPIPQGKQFSTFENDSYLGNIGLCGVPLTKKCKISETLTQPPPNSKQGEGSNFPSKSDWVVIMMGYGSGLIIGFVIGNNLTIRKLERFLKNFGRKQ, from the coding sequence ATGGGGTCATACATGTGTCTCTTGATATCTATGCGCTTGCTCTTCTTCTTGTCGATTTTTCATTATCTAAATAGTTGTTCCTCTTTATCAACTCAGCCAGCGTGTAAAGATTTTGAGAGTTCTGCCTTGTTGCAATTCAAGCAAAGCTTTAAAATTAATGTGAGTGCTCCTTCTGATCCTTTTGCTTATCCAAAGATTTCATCGTGGAACTCTGGAGAAAGGAATGATTGCTGTTCGTGGGATGGTGTCCTATGTGATAGAGGTACAGGTCACGTGATTGGCCTTGACCTCAGTAGCAGTCAACTGTATGGCTCCTTCAACTCTAGCAGCAGCCTTTTCAACCTTGTGTACCTTCAAAAGCTCAATCTCGCTGATAATAACTTCAATTATTCTCAAATTCCCCCAAGCATCAGGTACCTCTCAAACTTAACATATCTCAACCTCTCTATGTCTGCCTTCAGTGGTCAAATTCCACCAGAAATCTTTGAGCTCTCCAACTTGGTTTCCCTTGATCTCTCATTCAATCCATTGAAACTCCAAAAACCCGGCCTAAAAAGTGTTGCTGAGAACTTTACCAGCCTCAAACTTCTTCATCTCAGTAGGGTGAACATATCTTCCCCGGTACCTCACATCTTGGCCAACTTGTCTTCTTTAAAATCTCTTGGCCTAAGAGGTTGTGAACTGTACGGTGAATTTCCCATGGAAATTTTCAGGTTACGAAATCTTCAATTCCTCAGTGTGCGAGACAATGAAAATCTCACCGGATATCTACCAGAATTCCACAGTAGCAATCCCCTTCGAATACTGAGACTTGCATACACGGGATTCTCTGGTAAGTTACCAGATTCAATTGGAAACCTAAAGTCCTTAATTGAATTGGATATCAATACCTGCTATTTCTCTGGTTTGGTACCGACTTCACTTGGTAACCTTACCAATCTCATCATTTTGTCTCTCTCATATAATAAATTTTCGGGGCAAATCCCTTTCTCATTGGCCAACCTCACACAACTCAGTCAACTAGATCTTTCCACTAATAGTTTCAGTGCACAGACATTGCCTTGGCTTGGTAAGCAAACAAAGCTCACTAGTTTGCTCTTAGgagaaataaatttatatggTGGCATTCCATCTTCACTTAAGAACTTGACCAAGCTTACCGTATTATCCTTTTTCAGAAATCAACTGACTGGTCAAATTCCACCATGGCTTAGAAACCTTACCCAACTAACCATATTGGACCTTGGGTTCAATAAATTCCATGGCTCAATTCCACAATCAATTTGTAGGCTTGCAAATCTTGAATATCTGAGTCTTGCTGAAAATAACCTTAGTGGCAGAGTGGACATGGACTTGTTTCTAAAGCTCAAAAATCTCTATGCACTCCAGCTTTCAGGAATCCATCTATCATTCCCCATTAATTCAACATTCAACGCCAGTACTTCGAAGCTTGTGCTATTAGGATTAAATGCATGTAACTTGACTGAATTCCCAACTTTTTTGCGTTCTCAGCATGAATTGAGGATTTTATATCTCTCCCACAACAAAATTCAGGGTCAAATACCAAACTGGATATTCAACATTGGGAAACAAACTCTCTTATCGTTGGATCTATCCTCCAACTTCCTTACAACTTTTGAGTCTTTCAACCACACTCCGCCTATTCTTCCATGGGACAGTTTACTTAATTTGGATCTCTCTTCCAACAAGCTGCAAGGATCACTTCCAATTCCTCCACCTTCCATCGCCCAATACGATGTCTCAAACAATAAATTGACTGGAGAAATCTCACCATTGTTTTGCAATTTTAGCTCAATTGTAAAGCTGGATCTCTCACACAACAACTTGGGGGGCAGGCTTCCCAAATGCTTGGGCAAATTGAGCGACTTGGTAGTATTGAATTTACAAAACAACAATTTCCGTGGAATACTTCCTGGAATATACATGGAAGAAAGTAGATTGAGAGCAATTGATGTAAGTTATAATCAATTAGAAGGGCAAGTACCAAGATCATTGTCCAACTGCACAATGCTGGAGGTTCTTCTTCTTGGTAACAATCGATTTTCTGACATTTTTCCCTCTTGGTTGGGTAAGCTTCCGAGGTTGAGGGTTCTAAGTTTGCAATCTAATGGGTTCCATAGTGCAATTGGGAAACCTGAAAGCAGTCTTGATTTCCCCAAGTTGCAAATCATTGATGTCTCTTTCAATAACTTTACAGGTGAGTTACCATATGAGCACTTCGAAAGTTGGACCTCCATGAAAGTTGCCAACTTGACATTTGACAAGGATAATGCTTATATGGTTGCAGTCACAAGCAACCAATCACCTCATTACAGTTATGAAAATGATTTTAGTTACACCTTGGAAATGACAAACAAAGGCATCAAAACACTATACCAAAAGATCCAAGATCATCTTGTAGCTATTGATCTCTCAAGTAATAAATTTGATGGAGAAATTTCAGAAGTCATTGGAAATCTAAAGGGACTTCATTTGCTCAACATATCTAACAACATTCTCACTGGTCCTATCCCATCTTCCTTGGAGAATTTAACGGAGCTTGAATCTTTGGACCTTTCTCAAAATAGGCTATTAGGAGAGATTCCTCCACAATTATTGCAACTCACATTCCTTGCATTCTTTAATGTCTCAAATAACCATCTTATGGGGCCTATTCCACAAGGTAAACAATTCTCTACCTTTGAAAATGATTCATATTTGGGAAACATAGGTTTGTGTGGTGTGCCTTTGACTAAGAAATGCAAAATTTCTGAGACATTGACACAACCACCACCGAATTCCAAACAAGGTGAAGGGTCAAATTTCCCAAGTAAATCTGATTGGGTAGTTATAATGATGGGATATGGGAGTGGGTTAATAATTGGGTTTGTTATTGGGAATAACCTGACCATAAGAAAGTTGGAGAGGTTTCTCAAGAATTTTGGAAGAAAGCAGTAA
- the LOC115980117 gene encoding phosphoribosylaminoimidazole carboxylase, chloroplastic isoform X2, giving the protein MGSDSGLPVMKDAARILNMFGVPYEVKIVSAHRTPEMMFSYASSALERHSDYHCWCSPLARSLTPVPVIGVPVRASALDGLDSLLPIVQMPRGVPVATVAINNATNAGLRAVRMMGIRDADLLARMSQYQEDTRNDVLRNAEKLKKDGWVSYLNP; this is encoded by the exons ATGGGTTCTGATTCAGGTCTTCCTGTTATGAAGGATGCTGCAAGGATTTTGAATATGTTTGGTGTGCCTTATGAG GTGAAAATAGTTTCAGCTCACCGGACCCCTGAAATGATGTTTTCTTATGCCTCATCTGCCCTGGAGAGGCATTCAGATTATCATTGCTGGTGCAGCCCACTTGCCAG GTCACTCACTCCCGTGCCTGTTATTGGTGTCCCCGTGCGTGCTTCTGCATTGGATGGACTTGATTCACTCCTGCCCATTGTGCAg ATGCCAAGGGGTGTTCCAGTTGCAACAGTTGCAATAAACAATGCTACCAATGCAGGTTTGCGCGCAGTAAGGATGATGGGGATTCGCGATGCTGACCTATTGGCAAG AATGAGCCAGTATCAAGAAGACACAAGAAATGATGTCTTGAGAAATGCAGAGAAGCTTAAAAAGGATGGTTGGGTGTCTTATTTGAATCCATAA